The following DNA comes from Bacteroidia bacterium.
AATTCCAGCAAAATCAAATGAACTGCTTCCTTCCACTCCGGAATCGACGCAAGGACTGTCGTTAAGTATATGAAAATCGGAATGAATCGGATCAATTAACAAGGGATCTTCATGAAAGGAATGCACATCCTGTCCATAGGTGCTTTGGTATTCGGTAAATTGCCCATCTGTCAAAACCGTCAATTGACTATTGGTATAAATTGCCATCATTGTATCACTTGGTTCCGATGTATACCAGCAATTGTAATCCAGCTTGGTAAAGTTCAAGCTTGGTATGGAGTTGTGATCGAAAAATAAAAAGCACCGCGATTCTGAAAAAATATTGTTTCGGATAATGATGGAATCCATCGGAGCTGTTTGGGTACTTACATAAATTTGAAACCCTTTTAGATCAGGTCTTTGCAATCCCCCCCATCCTCCTCCTGCATTGTAACAGGTGTTGTTTTCGAAATAAATGTTTTTCATAAACGAGCCTTGGGTTACCGCCGGTTGAATAAAATAACAATACGATGATTCGGAGCAATTCCAAATGAGGTTGTTTCTGTAAATAATATTGTATTGTTGAATCGTTCCGCCTGCTGATGCATTGCCCTGATTGGTAACTGCATCATCGTAAATTTCAAAAAAACGACATTGTTCCACCACATTGTCATGACTATTGGCCCAAAATTGAATTCCTCCGCCATACCGAACCTGATTAGTCAATTCCCCGCCTCCAATATAGGATACATCGCAATTGGACAAGGTAAAATGGTGGCTGTTCCTGATTTCAACTCCATCCGCACTGCCATATTGTATGGAGAAATCCCGAACAACAATATGAGAGTCACCTACGGCATACACAATAAAATCGGTGAGGGCTGCCTCAATATGGTTGTAAAAATTACCCGGATTTGTATTGGAAAACAGGTACACCTTATGGCTTCCATTTTTATCATACCAAAAATCACCTTGCTGGGTACAATCTGCCAAATACCATTTTTTTCTGCCACAGCTTTCTTCCTGGTTAAACAATAAATTTCCAACGTCTATGGCTGAACTTTGGGCACTAATCCAAACCTGGTTGCCTCCATCAATCCATTCAGTTTCCGAACTCACATCAACCGAACCCAACAACCTGGGTTTACTACCTATTCCATACTTGCCGTAAACCAATCGGCCGGCTCCAGACCCACTTTGCAATTCAAGTTGTCCACGCCAAATTCCTCCTCCTTCAAAAAGTATGCTGTCACCAGGCGAAAAATGAAAACTATTCACTTTAGTTAGACTTTTCCAAGGCAGGTTAGTAGAGGTGCCCGGACTAAAATCTGAACCCAAATTGCTTACATAATAGGTCGTTCCGTGAACTTTAACTATGGAAAACCAAATGGCAACAAGCAAGAGTTGGAAACGCATGGTTGGTAGAAAAATCAAATATCCGAAGGACAATCAAAGATAGTAGAAAGAAGGAGCAGGAAGATAATAATACCAATTTTTTCAAGAAGAATTAATACA
Coding sequences within:
- a CDS encoding right-handed parallel beta-helix repeat-containing protein — its product is MRFQLLLVAIWFSIVKVHGTTYYVSNLGSDFSPGTSTNLPWKSLTKVNSFHFSPGDSILFEGGGIWRGQLELQSGSGAGRLVYGKYGIGSKPRLLGSVDVSSETEWIDGGNQVWISAQSSAIDVGNLLFNQEESCGRKKWYLADCTQQGDFWYDKNGSHKVYLFSNTNPGNFYNHIEAALTDFIVYAVGDSHIVVRDFSIQYGSADGVEIRNSHHFTLSNCDVSYIGGGELTNQVRYGGGIQFWANSHDNVVEQCRFFEIYDDAVTNQGNASAGGTIQQYNIIYRNNLIWNCSESSYCYFIQPAVTQGSFMKNIYFENNTCYNAGGGWGGLQRPDLKGFQIYVSTQTAPMDSIIIRNNIFSESRCFLFFDHNSIPSLNFTKLDYNCWYTSEPSDTMMAIYTNSQLTVLTDGQFTEYQSTYGQDVHSFHEDPLLIDPIHSDFHILNDSPCVDSGVEGSSSFDFAGIQRPFGNGFDLGAYENWYEGIETPGSSDNLVFFPNPCQTYLKLNGTFPGKWNYKILGMNGEKLASGILSNNREISIDNLPNGLFWLEASNSNQFRRAKFIVNH